A part of Clostridium novyi genomic DNA contains:
- a CDS encoding glycogen/starch/alpha-glucan phosphorylase: MFNISEFKLTIENILKTDYGKSLDESKNYEKYNALSKVIMGKIVDNWEETEKSYLKGKQACYFSAEFLMGRALGNNLMNLGIYDEVKDVLKELNININDIEEVEEDAGLGNGGLGRLAACFMESAATKNLPVTGYGIRYSYGLFKQRFMDGFQIEEVDNWLKYGDPWSCRRDEDTIIIEFSNEKVKAVPYDTPIIGYGTKNINKLRLFKAEPIKEFDFNLFNEQEYDKAVEDKNRAEDISRVLYPNDSTEKGKILRLKQQYFFVSAGLKDIIRAFKKIHGDKFEVFSDYYAIQLNDTHPVVAIAELMRILVDEEGLTWTKAWKVVVNTFAYTNHTILREALEEWDVKLYKKLLPRIYGIIKKIDQEFVKELKKKKYTDKKINSMRIICDDKIRMAFLAIHGTHATNGVAKLHTNILKHQELKDWYELYPNRFLNKTNGITPRRWLALCNRQLSNLITELLGNTNWVLHLDDLKALEKYINNEEILNRILDIKTEKKKELAEYIKIKEGIDIDPNSLFDIQIKRLHEYKRQLLNAFGILDLYFKLKENPKLTIVPRTFIFGAKAAPGYIRAKAIIKFINEIAKLINNDSEIQGKIKVVFVQNYRVSYAEKLFPAADISEQISTAGKEASGTGNMKFMLNGTPTLGTYDGANVEIVQEAGEENNFIFGARVEELEKIKDSYNPKEYYNKDKNLRRVVDTLIDGTFHDGDTGIFKELYESLLEGASWHKADNYFIFRDFNDYIQARDNVDRAYRNKMKWAKKCLMNIANAGKFSSDRTIEEYAKEIWKIKFHSI; the protein is encoded by the coding sequence ATGTTTAATATTAGTGAATTTAAATTAACTATAGAAAATATTTTAAAAACAGACTATGGAAAATCATTAGATGAATCAAAAAATTATGAAAAATATAATGCCCTTTCCAAAGTAATTATGGGAAAGATAGTTGACAATTGGGAAGAAACTGAAAAATCATATTTAAAGGGGAAACAAGCTTGTTATTTTTCAGCGGAGTTTTTAATGGGGAGAGCCCTTGGAAATAATTTAATGAATTTAGGTATTTACGATGAAGTTAAAGATGTTTTGAAAGAACTTAATATAAATATTAATGATATTGAAGAAGTAGAAGAAGATGCTGGTCTTGGTAATGGGGGACTTGGCAGACTTGCAGCTTGCTTTATGGAATCAGCGGCAACTAAAAATCTACCGGTAACAGGGTATGGAATTAGATATAGCTATGGTTTATTTAAACAAAGATTTATGGATGGTTTTCAAATTGAAGAGGTAGATAATTGGTTAAAATATGGAGATCCATGGTCATGTCGTAGAGATGAGGATACTATAATTATAGAATTTTCAAATGAAAAGGTAAAGGCGGTACCATATGATACACCTATTATAGGATATGGAACAAAAAATATAAATAAGCTAAGATTGTTTAAGGCAGAGCCCATAAAAGAATTTGATTTTAATTTGTTTAATGAACAAGAATATGATAAGGCTGTTGAAGATAAAAATAGAGCTGAAGACATTTCAAGGGTATTATATCCTAATGATTCTACTGAAAAAGGTAAAATATTAAGATTAAAACAACAGTATTTCTTTGTATCAGCCGGACTTAAAGATATAATTAGAGCCTTTAAAAAAATACATGGAGATAAGTTTGAAGTATTTAGTGATTATTATGCCATTCAACTTAATGATACTCATCCAGTTGTTGCAATAGCTGAACTTATGAGAATACTTGTGGATGAAGAAGGTCTTACTTGGACAAAAGCTTGGAAGGTTGTAGTTAATACTTTTGCATATACAAATCACACTATATTAAGAGAAGCACTAGAAGAATGGGATGTTAAGTTATATAAAAAATTATTACCAAGAATATATGGAATAATTAAAAAAATAGATCAAGAGTTTGTAAAGGAATTAAAAAAGAAAAAATATACCGATAAAAAGATTAATTCTATGAGGATTATATGTGATGATAAAATTCGTATGGCTTTTTTAGCTATTCATGGTACCCATGCTACTAATGGTGTTGCAAAACTTCATACGAATATATTAAAACATCAAGAATTAAAGGATTGGTATGAACTTTATCCAAATAGATTTTTAAATAAAACCAATGGTATTACCCCAAGAAGATGGTTAGCTTTATGTAATAGACAATTATCAAATTTAATAACTGAACTTTTAGGAAATACCAATTGGGTATTACATTTAGATGATTTAAAAGCTTTGGAAAAGTATATAAATAATGAGGAAATATTAAATAGGATTTTAGATATAAAGACAGAAAAGAAAAAAGAGTTAGCTGAATATATTAAAATAAAGGAAGGAATAGACATAGATCCAAATTCTTTATTTGATATTCAAATCAAGAGATTACATGAATATAAAAGACAACTATTAAATGCCTTTGGTATTTTGGATTTATACTTTAAGTTAAAAGAAAATCCTAAATTAACTATAGTACCAAGAACATTTATATTTGGGGCAAAGGCTGCACCAGGGTATATAAGAGCAAAGGCTATAATTAAATTTATAAATGAAATAGCAAAACTTATCAATAATGATTCTGAAATCCAAGGAAAGATAAAGGTTGTTTTTGTTCAAAATTATAGAGTTTCTTATGCTGAAAAGTTGTTTCCAGCAGCAGATATATCTGAACAAATATCTACAGCTGGAAAAGAAGCATCAGGTACTGGAAACATGAAATTTATGCTAAATGGAACACCTACCCTTGGAACTTATGATGGTGCAAATGTTGAAATTGTACAAGAGGCTGGAGAAGAAAATAATTTTATATTTGGAGCTAGAGTAGAAGAATTAGAGAAAATTAAAGATTCTTATAATCCAAAGGAATATTATAATAAGGATAAAAACTTAAGAAGAGTTGTAGATACTTTAATAGATGGAACCTTTCATGATGGAGATACAGGAATTTTTAAAGAATTGTATGAATCTTTACTAGAAGGTGCAAGTTGGCATAAAGCAGATAATTACTTTATATTTAGAGATTTCAATGATTATATACAGGCTAGAGATAATGTAGATAGAGCTTATAGGAATAAG
- the malQ gene encoding 4-alpha-glucanotransferase — MFKRSSGILMHITSLPGSYGIGTFGKEAYNFVDFLVKSGQKYWQILPISPTGYGDSPYQSFSAFAGNPYLIDLDLLYDDKLIEKSDYNNEDFGSKEESVDYEKIEKCKIPILRKAFKNTKNKYSNEIKKFKEENYEWIEDYALYMALKRRYNLKSWIDWDEDIKLRKEKAIKKAKRELKDEIDYNIFLQFIFYKQWRELKKYANKNGIKIIGDIPIYVAEDSADTWANSEIFLLDEYKRPKVVSGCPPDGFSPTGQLWGNPIYDWEYLQKTNYKWWINRIRFNSKLYDVTRIDHFRGFESYWQIPYGEKTAINGKWVKGPAMKLFNRVKKELGEVEIIAEDLGYLTKEVRAFREASGYPGMKVLEFAFDTREESDYLPHNYNKDCVVYTGTHDNDTVNGWFQNTKKSDVEFAIRYLKLSKEEGYNWGFIRGVLSSVSNLAIVQLQDYLGLGSEARMNIPSTLGGNWKWRVRKEEINENLIKKVYEITKLYGR, encoded by the coding sequence ATGTTTAAGAGAAGTAGTGGTATTTTAATGCATATAACTTCTTTACCAGGATCATATGGAATAGGTACATTTGGAAAGGAAGCATATAATTTTGTAGATTTTTTAGTGAAATCAGGACAAAAGTATTGGCAGATACTGCCTATTAGTCCTACGGGATACGGGGATTCACCATATCAATCATTTTCTGCCTTTGCAGGAAATCCATATCTCATAGATTTAGATTTATTATATGATGATAAATTAATAGAAAAAAGTGATTATAACAATGAAGATTTCGGAAGTAAAGAAGAATCAGTAGATTATGAAAAAATTGAGAAATGTAAAATACCTATTTTAAGAAAGGCTTTTAAAAATACTAAAAATAAATATAGTAATGAGATAAAAAAGTTTAAAGAAGAAAATTATGAATGGATAGAAGATTATGCTTTATATATGGCTTTAAAACGTAGATATAACCTAAAATCATGGATTGATTGGGATGAAGATATAAAGTTAAGAAAAGAAAAAGCCATAAAGAAAGCTAAAAGGGAGCTTAAAGATGAAATAGATTATAATATATTTTTACAATTTATATTTTATAAACAATGGAGAGAACTAAAGAAATATGCTAATAAAAATGGAATTAAAATAATTGGAGATATTCCAATTTATGTTGCAGAAGATAGTGCAGATACTTGGGCTAACAGTGAAATTTTTTTACTAGATGAATATAAAAGACCAAAAGTTGTTTCAGGATGTCCTCCAGATGGATTTTCGCCAACTGGACAGTTATGGGGAAATCCAATATATGATTGGGAATATTTACAGAAAACAAATTATAAGTGGTGGATAAATAGAATTAGATTTAATAGTAAATTATATGATGTAACTAGAATAGATCATTTCAGAGGATTTGAATCTTATTGGCAAATACCCTATGGAGAAAAGACAGCTATAAATGGTAAATGGGTAAAGGGACCTGCTATGAAACTATTTAATAGGGTAAAAAAAGAACTTGGAGAAGTAGAAATTATAGCAGAAGATTTGGGTTACTTAACTAAAGAAGTTAGGGCGTTTAGAGAAGCTAGTGGGTATCCAGGGATGAAGGTATTAGAATTTGCTTTTGATACTAGAGAAGAAAGTGATTATCTTCCTCATAATTATAACAAGGATTGTGTTGTATATACTGGCACCCATGATAATGATACTGTTAATGGATGGTTTCAAAACACCAAAAAGAGTGATGTTGAATTTGCTATAAGGTATTTGAAGCTTAGCAAAGAAGAGGGATATAATTGGGGATTTATAAGAGGAGTATTAAGTTCAGTTAGTAATCTTGCAATAGTTCAGCTTCAAGATTATCTAGGACTAGGATCAGAAGCTAGAATGAATATTCCATCAACACTAGGAGGAAACTGGAAATGGAGAGTTAGAAAAGAAGAGATAAATGAAAATCTAATAAAAAAGGTTTATGAAATTACAAAATTGTATGGGAGATAG
- a CDS encoding TIM-barrel domain-containing protein has product MKTFKIIDGVSKYVFGNPINTEAVIIQGEEIKKDSLEFFTLEYKEKFSLVYKMDKDDIVFGLGENQRGINKRGGIYQSFCSDDPLHTENKKSLYGSHNFTVIYGKETFGVFIDFPGKVTFDVGFTDKNEYKITMENSNVKVFIIKGTSLKDIIKKFLKIIGRSYIPPKWAFGYQQSRWSYENESKINEISDKFIKNKIPCDAIYLDIDYMERYKDFTIDSNRFPDFKDFIKKMKNKGFRLVPIIDAGVKIEKGYDIYEEGIKNNYFCTNENEEPFIAGVWPGRCHFPDFLNKNARIWFGLKYKVLTDLGIEGFWNDMNEPAIFYTNRGIKEAINFAKKSEKENLDISSYFELKDKFDNISNNILDYKSFYHNKDGNKINHYDVHNLFGYNMTRSASEGLRTIEPNKRFLLFSRSSYIGMHRYSGIWTGDNSSWWQHILLSIKMMPSLNMCGFLYIGVDTGGFSSDANAEILIRWTQFSLFTPLFRNHSAKGTRKQEPFAFDDETTNIIKNVINFRYSLIPYIYSEYMKAVLNNDIYFAPLIFEYNDEIARRVEDQLLVGDSLMISPIYEENARGRCVYLPEDMLLWKVKNYKDRKYKVIKKGYKYLDVDIDEVPVFIRKNKMIVIGKPSKNVDCLENKELDIVAFVTDKAEYRYYDDDGKTYDFENGSYSEMVITITRNKKDYDIDIKYNGIKFVDKLNFEIVDSCREKFIKTINL; this is encoded by the coding sequence ATGAAAACTTTTAAGATAATTGATGGGGTAAGTAAATATGTATTTGGAAATCCAATAAATACAGAGGCTGTAATTATACAAGGAGAAGAAATAAAGAAAGATTCATTAGAGTTTTTTACTTTAGAATATAAAGAAAAATTTAGTCTTGTATATAAAATGGATAAGGATGATATAGTATTTGGACTTGGAGAAAATCAGAGGGGAATAAATAAAAGAGGCGGAATATACCAGTCATTTTGTAGTGATGATCCTTTGCATACTGAAAATAAAAAGTCATTATATGGATCACATAATTTTACTGTTATATATGGAAAAGAGACATTTGGGGTATTTATTGATTTCCCAGGAAAAGTTACCTTTGACGTTGGGTTTACAGATAAAAATGAATATAAAATAACAATGGAAAATAGTAATGTGAAGGTATTTATAATTAAAGGAACATCCTTAAAGGATATTATAAAAAAGTTTTTAAAGATAATCGGAAGAAGTTATATACCACCTAAATGGGCTTTTGGATACCAGCAATCAAGATGGAGTTATGAAAATGAAAGTAAGATTAATGAAATTTCAGATAAGTTTATAAAAAATAAAATACCATGTGATGCAATTTATTTAGATATAGATTATATGGAAAGATATAAGGACTTTACTATAGATAGTAATAGATTTCCTGACTTTAAGGACTTTATAAAAAAAATGAAAAATAAAGGATTTAGACTTGTACCAATTATAGATGCAGGGGTAAAGATTGAAAAAGGATATGATATTTATGAAGAAGGTATAAAAAATAATTATTTTTGTACTAATGAAAATGAAGAACCTTTTATTGCAGGGGTATGGCCAGGAAGATGTCATTTTCCAGATTTTTTAAATAAAAATGCAAGAATTTGGTTTGGACTTAAATATAAAGTATTAACGGATTTAGGAATTGAAGGTTTTTGGAATGACATGAATGAGCCAGCTATATTTTATACAAATAGGGGTATAAAGGAAGCTATTAACTTTGCAAAAAAATCAGAGAAAGAAAACTTAGATATTAGTTCTTATTTTGAACTAAAAGATAAATTTGATAATATATCAAATAACATATTAGATTATAAAAGTTTTTATCATAATAAGGACGGAAATAAGATAAATCATTATGATGTTCATAATTTATTTGGGTATAACATGACAAGAAGTGCCAGTGAGGGCTTAAGGACAATAGAACCTAATAAAAGATTTTTATTGTTTTCAAGATCTTCATATATAGGAATGCATAGATATTCAGGGATATGGACTGGAGATAATAGTTCTTGGTGGCAACACATTTTATTGAGTATAAAAATGATGCCTTCTTTAAATATGTGTGGATTCCTATATATAGGTGTAGATACAGGTGGATTTAGTAGTGATGCTAATGCTGAAATTTTAATAAGATGGACTCAGTTTAGTTTATTTACTCCTTTGTTTAGAAATCATTCAGCAAAGGGAACTAGAAAACAAGAACCATTTGCCTTTGATGATGAAACTACAAATATTATTAAAAATGTTATAAATTTTAGATATTCTTTAATACCATATATATATTCAGAATATATGAAAGCTGTTTTAAATAATGATATTTATTTTGCTCCACTTATCTTTGAATATAATGATGAAATAGCAAGGAGAGTAGAGGATCAATTATTAGTAGGAGATTCATTGATGATTTCACCTATTTATGAGGAAAATGCCAGAGGGAGATGTGTATATTTACCGGAGGATATGCTTTTATGGAAGGTTAAAAATTATAAAGATAGAAAATATAAAGTAATTAAAAAAGGGTATAAATATTTAGATGTTGATATTGATGAAGTACCAGTATTTATTAGAAAAAATAAAATGATAGTTATAGGAAAACCATCAAAAAATGTAGATTGTCTAGAAAATAAAGAATTAGATATAGTAGCTTTTGTTACTGATAAGGCAGAGTATAGATACTATGATGATGATGGAAAAACTTATGATTTTGAAAATGGGAGTTATTCAGAAATGGTTATTACTATTACAAGAAACAAAAAGGATTATGATATAGATATTAAATATAATGGCATTAAGTTTGTAGATAAATTGAATTTTGAAATAGTAGACAGTTGTAGAGAAAAATTCATAAAGACAATAAATTTATAA